From the genome of Miscanthus floridulus cultivar M001 chromosome 10, ASM1932011v1, whole genome shotgun sequence, one region includes:
- the LOC136485864 gene encoding uncharacterized protein, with product MDDPWDLPPYFLRKNKWKSLRTHSGYWKEKEEVRIAIRSAGESSSSSSSASPSYVGVRKTPEFYLEDGTRGGEGTKTDWVIHEYHHLGKFDDGADLFLRKDVVLSKVFKKCKNRTDHASSLYRQVESCVEAYKKLKRVHCSRRDNNCGNKSDIILETKGLDLPKIAHINLAHSCQHASSSYERIRMSEWLREHFGVHCGPHGKSDNVWKHFTKIRSANDPDEVYAACHLCDKVLKAHPKKHGTSHLKRHILTCSSTCTNPSTDEDREMLHLLRTALDNPYEQQKIDVKLDCQEDLTQLDPWDLNLTCPTPWYVTRSSNRQTQGGHWKEINKEFTAIRMDQKGCWKHIDKEIAAIQMVPVPQYMGLRRTLEFHHQDGRKMDWIMLEYQQLDDIQSPALLLQGGKVIRKVFRYDKDAVSSAFIELDRWLNGDDDDEGHSNGEGVNTDNTMPSDYMDTPCSVFTLDEGTNTETATSSSDYMDTPVDRKRKRTGAASSRKSEVWMHFTKIHDTDCAVVYVVCHSCDRGYGSGRSTNGTSHLWRHNKSCTSKPRRTGNVNDATTEWEAEIWPLFLLLKNYGETEQQGCAQAKSQGDGPAC from the exons ATGGACGACCCATGGGACCTCCCACCATACTTCCTGAGAAAGAACAAGTGGAAGAGCCTGCGGACACATTCTGGGTACtggaaagagaaagaagaagtgCGCATCGCCATCCGTTCGGCTGgagagtcgtcgtcgtcgtcctcctccgcctCACCGTCCTACGTCGGGGTTAGGAAGACCCCAGAGTTTTACCTCGAGGACGGCACGAGGGGCGGAGAGGGCACCAAGACGGATTGGGTCATCCACGAGTACCACCACCTCGGCAAGTTCGACGACGGAGCAGACTTGTTTCTCCGG AAGGATGTGGTGCTGAGTAAGGTATTCAAGAAATGCAAAAACAGAACAGATCACGCCTCCTCTCTTTACCGCCAGGTAGAGTCATGCGTGGAAGCTTACAAAAAACTGAAACGAGTACACTGCTCCCGCCGTG ATAATAACTGTGGAAACAAATCAGACATCATCCTTGAAACGAAGGGATTAGACCTACCTAAAATAGCACACATCAACCTAGCACACTCCTGCCAACATGCAAGCAGCAGTTACGAACGGATTCGAATGTCGGAGTGGCTGCGTGAACATTTTGGAGTGCACTGCGGTCCCCATGGGAAATCAGATAATGTTTGGAAGCACTTCACCAAGATTCGTAGTGCCAATGATCCTGATGAGGTGTACGCAGCGTGCCACCTCTGTGATAAAGTGCTGAAGGCTCATCCCAAGAAACATGGCACGTCTCACCTCAAAAGGCACATTCTCACATGCTCATCAACCTGCACTAATCCTTCCACTGACGAGGACCGTGAAATGCTGCACCTTCTCCGCACAGCGCTCGACAATCCCTACGAGCAACAGAAGATAGACGTGAAGCTCGACTGTCAAGAGGATCTCACCCAGCTGGACCCTTGGGATCTCAATCTCACCTGCCCCACCCCCTGGTACGTCACGAGGTCGTCGAACCGGCAGACGCAAGGGGGGCACTGGAAGGAGATAAACAAGGAGTTCACTGCCATCCGGATGGATCAGAAGGGGTGCTGGAAGCACATTGACAAGGAGATCGCCGCGATCCAAATGGTGCCGGTGCCGCAGTACATGGGGCTGAGGAGGACCCTCGAGTTTCACCATCAGGACGGCAGGAAGATGGACTGGATCATGCTGGAATACCAACAGCTGGATGATATCCAATCCCCTGCCCTGTTACTTCAG GGGGGCAAGGTGATTCGCAAGGTATTCCGCTATGACAAAGATGCGGTCTCATCTGCTTTCATTGAGTTGGACAGGTGGTtaaatggagatgatgatgacgagGGGCACTCCAATG GTGAGGGCGTGAACACTGACAATACCATGCCCAGTGATTACATGGACACTCCCTGCTCTGTTTTCACATTAGATGAAGGCACGAACACTGAAACTGCCACGTCCAGTAGTGATTACATGGACACTCCCGTTGATAGGAAGCGCAAGAGGACTGGTGCTGCTTCCAGCCGCAAATCAGAAGTTTGGATGCACTTCACCAAGATTCACGACACAGATTGTGCAGTGGTGTACGTAGTGTGCCACTCCTGTGACAGGGGGTACGGTAGCGGTCGCTCTACGAATGGCACCTCTCACCTGTGGAGGCACAACAAGAGCTGCACAAGCAAGCCCCGTAGGACAGGAAACGTGAATGACGCCACCACTGAATGGGAAGCAGAAATCTGGCCACTGTTCCTGCTCTTGAAGAACTATGGAG AAACAGAGCAGCAGGGATGTGCTCAAGCTAAGAGCCAAGGAGATGGGCCTGCCTGCTGA